Proteins from a single region of Runella sp. SP2:
- a CDS encoding GH92 family glycosyl hydrolase, whose protein sequence is MKRLLILIGLLPFVCFAQKTPVDYVNPLIGSAPSTTESARRHSEGASELRGQIAPAIGHPHGMTTWTPQTRATETKCIAPYYYNDPKINGFRATHWLNGSCVQDYGSLTLMPISGKLRIAAADRAASYSHAQEVVSPSYYSVELTDAHIKAELSATKRSGLLKFTFQDKAPAYLLIEPNSDEGEGYVEIVPDQNELVVYNPVHRIYQGSGQSAGFSGYYVIQFEKPFKNYGTWEGNEIQPRSQKVKGAGNRVSVGAYVEIDITTNPVVNVRVGSSFTDAAGARTNLTNELSHWDLNKVKAQAAEAWNKELGRIAIKGSEQSKTLFYTALYHTKHTPRLFSDVDGRYPGFADDSEIHTTNGFDYYCDFSLWDTFRAGMPLHTLLEPQRSSHFMQSLVTKAEQGGWMPIFPCWNHFTAAMIGDHVASAMADAYAKGIRGFDVQKGYHYLHQNAFTPNADPKSYEAGKGRRALVSYLKYNYIPLEDSVWQAFHKREQTSRTLEYAYDDFCLSTLAKALGKTADYEELRRRALNYKNVIDPATGWARGRYANGQWSKNFDPYATRVPFITEGSPAQYTWFVPHDVQGLITQVGGRERFIAKLDTMFEQGKYWHGNEPGNHTVYLYAYGGEPWKTQKWVRQLVEEEYSTDAGGLSGNEDGGQMSAWLVFSMVGFYPVCPGKPYYVLGSPSVEEATLRLANGKSFQLIAKKQNAKNRYIRSAVLNGKPLNTAFLTHEQIQNGGVLELEMSETPNPKWGKEVDKLSSY, encoded by the coding sequence ATGAAACGTCTTTTAATACTGATAGGGCTTTTGCCCTTTGTGTGTTTTGCGCAAAAAACACCCGTGGATTATGTCAATCCTTTGATTGGCTCAGCGCCTTCAACTACTGAAAGTGCCCGCCGACACAGTGAAGGGGCAAGCGAGTTGCGCGGGCAAATTGCACCTGCCATTGGCCACCCGCACGGCATGACAACCTGGACGCCACAAACCCGTGCCACCGAGACCAAGTGTATTGCGCCTTATTATTATAACGACCCCAAAATCAACGGTTTTCGTGCGACTCACTGGCTCAATGGAAGCTGCGTGCAAGATTATGGTAGCCTGACGTTGATGCCGATTTCGGGCAAACTTCGCATTGCCGCTGCCGATCGTGCCGCCTCGTATTCGCACGCTCAAGAAGTGGTGTCGCCGTCTTACTATTCGGTTGAACTAACCGACGCGCACATCAAAGCAGAATTATCGGCAACGAAGCGCTCGGGCTTGCTGAAATTTACGTTTCAAGACAAAGCACCTGCTTACCTACTGATTGAACCCAACAGCGATGAAGGCGAAGGCTACGTCGAAATTGTACCCGACCAAAACGAACTGGTTGTCTATAATCCTGTGCATCGTATTTATCAAGGTAGCGGACAATCGGCAGGCTTTAGCGGATATTACGTCATTCAGTTTGAAAAACCGTTTAAAAATTACGGAACGTGGGAAGGAAACGAAATTCAGCCCCGAAGCCAAAAAGTGAAAGGGGCAGGAAATCGGGTGTCGGTTGGGGCTTATGTAGAAATAGATATAACGACCAATCCCGTTGTCAATGTTCGGGTGGGTTCTTCCTTTACGGATGCCGCTGGGGCGCGTACCAATCTTACAAATGAGCTTTCTCATTGGGACTTGAATAAAGTCAAGGCACAAGCTGCCGAGGCATGGAACAAAGAACTGGGTCGTATTGCCATCAAAGGCAGCGAGCAGTCCAAAACGTTATTTTACACGGCCTTGTATCATACCAAGCATACACCTCGGCTTTTTTCGGACGTGGACGGGCGCTATCCAGGTTTTGCCGATGACAGCGAAATCCATACAACCAACGGCTTTGACTACTATTGTGACTTCAGTCTTTGGGACACATTTCGGGCTGGAATGCCGCTCCATACGTTGTTAGAACCCCAGCGTTCGTCGCATTTTATGCAGTCGCTGGTGACCAAAGCCGAACAAGGCGGATGGATGCCGATATTTCCGTGTTGGAATCATTTTACGGCTGCCATGATTGGCGACCACGTGGCGTCGGCCATGGCCGATGCCTATGCCAAAGGTATTCGAGGTTTTGATGTTCAAAAAGGGTATCACTATTTACATCAAAATGCCTTTACGCCCAATGCCGACCCCAAAAGCTACGAAGCAGGCAAGGGGCGCAGGGCGTTGGTGAGTTATTTGAAATACAACTACATTCCGCTCGAAGACTCGGTGTGGCAGGCGTTTCACAAGCGCGAACAAACCTCGCGCACGCTGGAGTATGCCTACGACGATTTTTGTCTGAGCACGTTGGCAAAGGCGTTGGGCAAAACGGCAGATTATGAGGAACTTCGCCGCCGAGCATTGAATTATAAAAACGTTATTGATCCCGCAACGGGCTGGGCAAGAGGACGTTATGCAAACGGACAATGGAGCAAAAATTTTGACCCTTATGCCACGAGGGTACCATTTATTACGGAAGGCTCTCCTGCGCAATACACTTGGTTTGTTCCGCACGATGTCCAAGGTTTAATTACACAAGTGGGTGGACGTGAGCGTTTTATCGCAAAGTTGGATACCATGTTTGAACAAGGGAAATATTGGCACGGCAACGAACCTGGCAACCACACGGTGTATTTGTATGCCTACGGTGGGGAACCTTGGAAAACTCAAAAATGGGTGCGTCAGTTGGTAGAAGAGGAGTACTCGACGGATGCGGGCGGCTTGAGCGGTAACGAAGACGGCGGGCAAATGTCGGCTTGGTTGGTCTTTAGCATGGTTGGATTTTATCCAGTTTGTCCAGGAAAACCTTATTATGTTTTAGGAAGCCCGAGTGTGGAAGAAGCAACGTTGCGGTTGGCCAATGGGAAATCTTTTCAACTTATTGCCAAAAAGCAAAACGCTAAAAATAGATATATTCGGTCGGCTGTATTGAATGGAAAACCTTTGAATACAGCCTTTTTGACCCACGAGCAAATCCAAAATGGTGGCGTATTAGAATTAGAAATGAGCGAAACGCCGAATCCCAAATGGGGGAAAGAGGTCGATAAATTGTCTTCATATTAA
- a CDS encoding carboxylesterase — protein sequence MKSTKTIVLIHGLFVNNTSWAQWKTYFEAQGYKVYTPANPGHEGVPSELRTTVHPDLTKTGFEDVVMNIVKLIDTLPEKPIVVGHSLAGLVVQKLIELDKAVAGVSIDGAPPKNVLAPWATVKIVFPVVNFFKGNQPYLGTKEWYHKAFFNNYTKDESDRLYDQIAVPESRKIARDTLLSSFAAIDFKKPHQPLLFIGGEKDAIFASSFTKRIAGSYKDKNSLVDFKEFEGRSHFIAGEKGWEEVAAYVLNWIKKVA from the coding sequence ATGAAATCGACCAAAACAATCGTACTTATTCACGGACTTTTTGTAAACAATACAAGCTGGGCTCAATGGAAAACTTATTTTGAAGCGCAAGGCTACAAGGTTTATACCCCTGCCAACCCAGGCCACGAAGGCGTGCCTTCTGAACTGCGCACGACGGTTCACCCCGACCTTACCAAGACGGGTTTTGAGGATGTGGTGATGAACATCGTAAAGCTTATTGATACGTTACCAGAAAAACCCATCGTCGTTGGGCATTCTCTAGCGGGGCTTGTTGTCCAAAAATTAATTGAACTAGACAAAGCCGTGGCGGGTGTTAGCATCGATGGAGCGCCTCCAAAAAACGTTTTGGCACCTTGGGCAACGGTTAAAATTGTGTTTCCTGTCGTAAATTTCTTCAAAGGAAACCAGCCTTACCTTGGCACAAAAGAATGGTATCACAAAGCCTTTTTTAACAATTACACCAAAGACGAAAGCGACCGTTTGTACGATCAAATTGCAGTTCCTGAAAGTAGAAAAATTGCCCGTGATACGCTGTTAAGCTCATTTGCGGCGATTGACTTCAAAAAACCACACCAACCTTTGTTGTTTATTGGAGGAGAGAAGGATGCGATTTTTGCTTCCTCGTTTACAAAACGAATCGCAGGATCGTACAAAGACAAAAACAGCCTCGTTGACTTCAAGGAGTTTGAGGGGCGGAGTCACTTCATAGCGGGAGAAAAAGGCTGGGAAGAAGTGGCTGCGTATGTGCTTAATTGGATAAAAAAAGTGGCGTAA
- a CDS encoding VOC family protein, giving the protein MNALISGIQQVGIGVPNANDAFTWYRKTLGLNVPIFNDEADAKLMTCYTSGEVRRRHAIMALNMAGGGGVEIWQYKNRIPVEPTFEPVLGDLGIFSIKIKCLDVPTFYTQLSSKEKKSALGASPENRKQFWLRDFRNNILQIVPNDSWFRPNGHLTGGVCGAVIGVSDIDKAIAFYAGTLQIDQIVYDKTGTFEDFAFLGADKQLFRRVLLRKSLGKVGAFGKLLGGIEIELVQALDRTPRKIFEDRDWGDAGFIHLCFDALDMDALKNQCQANGFPFTVDSADSFDMGEAAGRFSYVEDPDGTLIEFVETHKVPIVKKLGIYLNLKKRKKQTHLPDWMVATLGWGKVKD; this is encoded by the coding sequence ATGAATGCACTTATTAGCGGAATTCAACAAGTGGGTATTGGTGTTCCAAACGCCAATGACGCCTTTACGTGGTATCGAAAAACACTTGGTTTGAACGTTCCCATTTTTAATGATGAAGCAGATGCGAAATTGATGACGTGTTATACCTCAGGGGAAGTTCGTCGTCGTCATGCCATCATGGCCTTAAACATGGCGGGCGGCGGTGGTGTCGAAATTTGGCAGTACAAAAATCGCATCCCAGTCGAACCCACCTTTGAGCCTGTGTTGGGTGATTTAGGGATTTTTTCCATCAAAATTAAATGCCTTGACGTTCCTACGTTTTATACACAACTCAGCAGCAAGGAGAAAAAATCGGCTTTAGGTGCTTCTCCCGAAAACCGCAAACAATTTTGGCTGCGAGATTTCCGCAATAACATTCTTCAAATTGTGCCCAACGACTCGTGGTTTCGTCCCAATGGTCACCTTACAGGAGGGGTGTGTGGCGCAGTAATCGGCGTAAGTGACATCGACAAAGCCATTGCTTTTTACGCAGGCACTTTACAAATCGACCAGATTGTTTACGATAAAACGGGAACTTTTGAAGATTTTGCCTTTTTGGGTGCTGACAAACAACTTTTTCGTCGGGTGTTGTTGCGTAAATCTTTAGGAAAAGTAGGGGCTTTTGGAAAATTGCTTGGAGGAATTGAAATTGAATTGGTACAAGCGTTGGACAGAACACCCCGCAAAATTTTTGAAGACCGCGATTGGGGCGATGCAGGCTTTATTCACCTTTGCTTTGATGCCCTTGACATGGATGCCCTCAAGAATCAGTGCCAAGCCAATGGTTTTCCGTTTACGGTCGATAGCGCCGATTCGTTTGACATGGGCGAAGCCGCAGGACGATTCTCGTACGTAGAAGACCCCGACGGAACACTTATTGAGTTTGTCGAAACGCACAAAGTGCCTATCGTGAAGAAATTGGGGATTTATCTCAACTTGAAAAAAAGAAAGAAACAAACACATTTACCCGACTGGATGGTAGCGACCCTGGGTTGGGGAAAAGTCAAAGATTAA
- a CDS encoding ACP phosphodiesterase, which yields MNYLAHFYLSFGQKPLIVGNLLGDFVRGRLDHPRNAHYTTPIRQGILLHRHIDSFTDAHPVGLACRQALPSSFGKYRGVVMDMYFDYFLAKHFNDYHAQPLSDFVAEVYQTLESNRSILPADALMLVDSMIKYDWLYHYQFIEGMNRSFQGMSRRFAFLKGIEHAGAELVEKESQYESYFRSFFPDLVSSCEDFLI from the coding sequence ATGAACTACCTCGCACATTTTTATTTGTCGTTTGGTCAAAAACCGCTGATTGTGGGCAATTTACTGGGCGATTTTGTGCGAGGTCGCCTCGACCACCCTCGGAATGCACATTACACAACACCCATCCGACAGGGCATTCTTCTTCACCGACACATAGATTCCTTCACGGATGCGCATCCCGTGGGGTTGGCTTGCCGCCAAGCTCTGCCTTCCAGTTTTGGTAAATATCGGGGCGTTGTGATGGACATGTACTTTGATTATTTTTTGGCCAAACATTTTAACGATTATCACGCTCAACCTCTGTCTGACTTTGTCGCAGAAGTATATCAAACTTTAGAGTCCAATCGTTCTATTTTGCCCGCCGACGCCTTGATGCTGGTGGACTCGATGATTAAATACGATTGGTTGTACCATTACCAGTTTATTGAAGGTATGAATCGTTCATTTCAGGGTATGTCGCGTCGGTTTGCTTTTTTAAAAGGCATCGAACACGCAGGAGCGGAGTTAGTGGAGAAAGAATCGCAGTACGAAAGCTATTTTCGCTCGTTTTTTCCCGATTTAGTGAGTAGTTGTGAAGATTTTCTTATTTAA
- a CDS encoding Crp/Fnr family transcriptional regulator: MTDIEKLQMALQHFAGLTADDFGLSAGYWKQKSYKKGEYYNRHRTICKDLGFVTTGVFRSFTVDEATGEEKNVFLYSANGFVVSFKSFINQAPCDYHTQALTDATVIFINILDLLSLYKQSHAWEKFGRLLAQEAFNVSMGRLEGFLFKSPEQRYLELIKEHPDIFNNVPLYHISSYLGIQGPSLSRIRKRLSRK; the protein is encoded by the coding sequence ATGACAGATATTGAAAAATTACAAATGGCGCTCCAACATTTTGCAGGGCTCACCGCCGATGATTTTGGGCTTTCGGCGGGGTATTGGAAACAAAAAAGCTATAAAAAAGGCGAATACTACAACCGCCACCGTACCATCTGCAAAGATTTAGGTTTTGTTACGACTGGGGTATTTCGGTCGTTTACGGTGGATGAGGCAACGGGGGAGGAGAAAAACGTTTTTTTGTATTCGGCCAACGGCTTTGTGGTGTCCTTCAAAAGTTTTATCAACCAAGCCCCCTGCGACTACCATACCCAAGCACTGACGGATGCAACGGTTATTTTTATCAATATTCTTGATCTTTTAAGTTTGTATAAGCAGTCTCACGCATGGGAAAAGTTTGGGAGGCTGTTGGCCCAAGAAGCGTTTAATGTCAGCATGGGACGATTAGAAGGTTTTTTGTTTAAATCGCCCGAACAACGCTACCTCGAATTGATAAAAGAGCATCCAGATATTTTTAATAATGTGCCGCTCTATCATATTTCTTCCTACTTAGGAATTCAGGGGCCGTCTTTGAGCCGTATCCGAAAAAGATTATCGCGTAAGTGA
- a CDS encoding dCMP deaminase family protein, which translates to MASQERPAFDDIFMELAQNLARRSHCIKAQVGAVLTKDTRIISIGYNGPPSGTHNCDEEFPETGCPRDSKGSCSLALHAEQNAILYAVKNGANLEGTTLYVTLSPCIACARVIYTMKIKRVIFLDSYAAYKGIGIDEGVEFLRKFGVQVERHHSAVIAQ; encoded by the coding sequence ATGGCTTCACAGGAACGTCCCGCATTCGACGATATTTTTATGGAATTGGCTCAAAATTTAGCACGGCGCTCGCATTGTATTAAAGCGCAAGTGGGGGCTGTCCTTACCAAAGATACACGGATTATTTCAATTGGATACAACGGCCCACCGTCAGGAACGCACAACTGTGACGAAGAGTTTCCTGAGACGGGCTGCCCACGCGATTCTAAGGGAAGTTGCTCGTTGGCGTTACATGCCGAACAAAATGCGATTTTGTATGCCGTCAAAAACGGCGCAAACCTCGAAGGAACAACGCTTTACGTAACGCTTTCGCCCTGCATTGCGTGCGCGCGGGTGATTTATACCATGAAAATAAAAAGGGTCATTTTTTTGGACTCGTATGCGGCTTACAAAGGCATTGGTATCGATGAAGGCGTGGAGTTTTTGCGCAAATTTGGGGTACAAGTAGAACGCCACCACTCGGCGGTTATCGCACAATAA